Proteins co-encoded in one Garra rufa chromosome 7, GarRuf1.0, whole genome shotgun sequence genomic window:
- the LOC141338643 gene encoding NLR family CARD domain-containing protein 3-like, with translation MASRMNLSKEHDTKIKTVKSLCENKSPEPSCVSMKSDRSMDPPLVFSLGDTSPDLSEKQKGSESYTIKKNLDLIFKELEKKIISVMKSELKDFKRLLSPDYPECSERDHYDNEGHSRIREGLLKITLHFLRKMNQTDLANRLQTKLMPVYQQKLKSRLRDKYQRINEGMSNHGDSARLNEIYTELYITEGGSGEVNNEHEVRQIETVSRRPETQEKPINYNDIFKPSPGQDKTIRTVLTKGVAGIGKTVSVQKFILDWAEEKANQDIHFIFPLPYRELNLIQKNLSLVHLLNHLHSETKEFKSTDYDDYKVMLIFDGLDECRLRLNFQNNPSLSDVTESASVDVLLTNLIKGNLLPSALLWITSRPAAANQIPPECVDQVTEVRGFNDPQKDEYFRKRINDQRLADRVVSHIRSSRSLFIMCHIPVFCWISATVLERMMGKAEHAEIPKTLTQMFTHFLIFQTKLKTQKYEGKYEIDPDQARKTILSLGKLAFEQLEKGNLIFYEEDLKECGIKVREVSVYSGVCTQIFREESGLQLGKVYSFVHLSIQEFLAALFKLLSVSEQNTGMKNMFRSRSSDHMFMASLLKEEVDKALQSENGHWDLFLRFLLGLSLESNQTLLQGLLRKTVSSCQSNQETAAYIKHKIRENPSPEKSINLFHCLNELNDRSLEQEVQTYLSRTGASRLSGVKLSAAQWSALVFVLLNSEEELDEFILSKYDPSEECLLRLLPVIKASRKADLSNCHITQEGCAALISALISNPSHLKELNLSYNKPGDSGVKLLSSLLEDPQCKLEKLQLWDCSIGEEGCAALISALRSNPSHLRELNLNDNKPGDSGLKLLSSLLEDPHCKLEKLQ, from the exons ATGGCCTCCAGAATGAATCTTTCAAAAGAACATGACACTAAGATAAAGACAGTCAAAAG CCTGTGTGAGAATAAATCTCCTGAACCCAGCTGTGTGTCCATGAAGAGTGACCGGTCAATGGATCCTCCACTTGTATTCAGTTTGGGAGATACATCTCCTGATTTGAG TGAAAAACAAAAGGGATCAGAATCATATACAATTAAGAAGAACTTGGACCTCATTTTCAAG GAGCTTGAAAAGAAAATCATCTCAGTGATGAAGAGTGAGCTAAAAGATTTTAAGAGACTACTGAGTCCAGATTACCCAGAATGCTCTGAAAGAGACCATTATGATAATGAGGGTCATAGCAGAATCAGAGAGGGGCTTTTGAAGATCACACTGCACTTCCTAAGGAAGATGAACCAGACAGACCTCGCTAACAGACTACAGACCA AATTGATGCCTGTGTATCAACAAAAACTCAAATCCAGACTACGGGATAAATATCAGAGAATCAATGAAGGAATGTCCAATCATGGAGACTCAGCACGTTtgaatgagatctacacagagctctacatcacagaggGAGGCAGTGGAGAGGTCAATAATGAAcatgaggtgagacagattgagacaGTGTCCAGGAGACCAGAGACACAGGAAAAGCCAATCAACTACAATGATATATTTAAACCCTCACCTGGACAAGACAAAACCATCAGAACTGTGCTGACTAAAGGAGTCGCTggaattggaaaaacagtctctgtgcagaagttcattctggactgggcTGAAGAAAAAGCAAATCAGGACATTCATTTCATATTTCCTCTTCCTTACAGAGAGCTGAATTTGATACAGAAAAATCTCAGTCTTGTTCATTTACTAAACCACCTTCACtcagaaaccaaagaatttaaatCAACAGATTATGATGACTACAAAGTCATGTTGAtttttgatggtctggatgaatgTCGACTACGGCTAAATTTCCAAAACAATCCGAGCTTATCTGATGTAACAGAATCAGCCTCAGTGGATGTGTTGCTGACCAACCTCATCAAGGGAAATCTACTTCCTTCTGCTCTCCTCTGGATCACTTCACGACCAGCAGCAGCAAATCAGATCCCTCCTGAGTGTGTTGACCAGGTTACAgaggtacgaggattcaatgaCCCTCAGAAGGAtgaatatttcaggaagagaataAATGATCAGAGACTGGCCGATAGAGTCGTCTCACACATCCGATCATCAAGAAGTCTGTTCATCATGTGTCACATaccagtcttctgctggatttcagccactgTTCTAGAGAGAATGATGGGTAAAGCAGAGCATGCAGAGATTCCAAAGACTCTCACACAAATGTTCACACACTTCCTGATCTTTCAGACCAAACTAAAGACTCAAAAGTATGAGGGTAAATATGAAATTGATCCTGATCAGGCTAGAAAGACTATTCTGTCTCTAGGAAAATTAGCTTTTGAGCAGCTGGAAAAAGGGAACCTGATCttctatgaggaggacctgaAAGAGTGTGGCATTAAGGTCAGAGAAGTGTCTGTGTACTCAGGAGTTTGTACccagatcttcagagaggagtcTGGACTGCAGCTGGGGAAGGTGTACAGCTTTGTTCATCTGAGTATTCAGGAGTTTCTTGCTGCTTTATTTAAGCTGCTGTCCGTTTCTGAACAAAACACAGGAATGAAGAACATGTTCAGGTCACGTAGTTCAGATCATATGTTCATGGCCAGTTTACTGAAAGAAGAAGTGGACAAGGCCTTACAGAGTGAGAATGGACACTGGGACCTTTTCCTCCGATTCCTTCTAGGTCTTTCATTAGAATCTAATCAGACTCTTTTACAAGGTCTCCTGAGAAAGACAGTAAGCAGCTGTCAAAGCAATCAGGAAACAGCTGCATACATTAAACATAAGATCAGGGAGAATCCATCTCCAGAGAAATCCATCAACctgttccactgtctgaatgaactcaATGATCGTTCACTAGAGCAGGAAGTCCAAACATATCTGAGCAGAACAGGTGCCAGTCGTCTTTCTGGAGTCAAACTGTCTGCTGCTCAGTGGTCGGCTCTGGTGTTTGTGCTGTTGAACTCAGAAGAAGAGTTGGATGAGTTTATACTGAGTAAATATGATCCATCCGAAGAATGTCTTCTGAGGCTGCTGCCAGTGATCAAAGCATCTAGAAAGGCTGA TCTTTCCAATTGTCATATTACACaggaaggctgtgctgctctgatttcagctctgatatcaaacccctcacacctgaaaGAACTAAATCTGAGCTATAATAAACCAGGAGACTCAGGAGTGAAGCTACTATCCTctctactggaggatccacaGTGCAAACTGGAGAAACTACA GCTGTGGGactgcagtattggagaggaaggctgtgctgctctgatttctgctctgagatcaaacccctcacacctgagagaactgaatctgAATGATAATAAACCAGGAGACTCAGGACTAAAGCTGCTCTCTTCTCTCctggaggatccacactgtaaactaGAGAAACTACAGTGA